One stretch of Bombus vancouverensis nearcticus chromosome 16, iyBomVanc1_principal, whole genome shotgun sequence DNA includes these proteins:
- the LOC117160155 gene encoding uncharacterized protein LOC117160155, with product MADNDDAMEDEEDAKSGVPISEHTPESPSETAENMTASEYWKTPSAAASIASEVVSVARNNARGSSNAQSSKSIQEPQEEKLSKSQEEFRKSQEIGLNDKKPSLDELSKDKVPKTTKMYRQCHRRFREIIGKRELRNVELEKHQGDLKKRLNILECSMPAVMVWNMWRMNQGTCVPGLQRIMEKQFEGPASGEVYCPSTPSRHFDCRVREVEAERKQAQKRMQDAKALCAEKEAALEDRNKRLEEAKQLQQEIKLRIEQLTAEVQKLRETAAKTEDDGQCECGIIECKKKWLEKVPSCASIKSNDIECLEKLQQLAENEVYMKRKIAELESREEAYMRTLQQADELWCKVDADAASTVSALQEQLHMKTTANQQMADRICQLEDVIEQLRKRLATCRGELEKYMSISKIEALIGKDDDFADVLEKGILVEVPVKDKEVGRVEDLADVDDVGVLVKDDVVEKDILAVVELVDIDLEAKPDIVDVDIEMKPEMVDVAMRVVRADLIDVDDAQMAIHPDDFAYEDERLRQAQDYLARIGSLSELDKYGDDYICASDFICNDVVLSETGLTEEEMIALNENRVTPQELLEKYGWKFDLAELMAQATVEDVEIGETPVTVPPVEKEQEIEVQDKEVEEPSAKVGVTIEETMIIEETRIEETQAVEDIDSAEEYESLEDTDAIEEITDVEEAIQTPRPVEDLEAIEKYESVEDIEYTERIELVEDITPAEDISLVEDIRPTEEIKSIPTEEIEPRPIAEIAPAEEVKPTPTEEIEPRPVEEIRPTEEVKPIPTEEIEPRPIAEITPVEKVEPIPIEDTTTVEEIRPVEDVRPFESATPLGPTVVEKEKPLVDERTDVPPSDVPEEKIDKDNVLVPRQEMLLWQDDVDAIRTTIAKCPDCVDVKKEADQLATMMSAYTGTDVKEIVAKPRPREEAVVKIHEEKLHEREIEVQTKPKVAEVEVTAVAEVEEKEVIVKVPEKPEELIELESEYPLEPPTTPSISGVTPQVETIPEVVQKLEESTPVAPEETPKEVVEELEKMPVIPEVDKDKDPIEKIEEEEIMKETEEIVVEELPKEEIEEKEEKKLPEIVEITVKEDEIDIEVEKPEEKEEELVPEEEEEIKEVPVEEIEEIEVPVDVKEEEIYVEILPEERDEELVEEELVKKEIPVWEEPKVLTEEEEEEELICTCPLIPPPPRKKIEITQTEITRIETVQVITQTVVDVETQTTPRITRQAQPQLVTITKAIDPDSAIMEQLLNYRQPLKERIAAMEITGSSHIHKSTSFHASGTEIGDRPPFVQDTDILRSASPGPRGPRFVPPGPVGFVGSPAGPRGPPPAHTAIRSVPPGTQGPVPSHHSLSAVLQTLRAEGARMKLGPERELRSVYYGKMPGELDQGKCNCCQCGKTMSTPLQGPRTQVKQQPTLPIFKVIPTVPAPKKTIGLSTDKTMQYQSFCPECKLRKLQEVLRAQDPLKRTTKKPTKDQEVCTCAIQLGKGLPCYQKTKKKSDQSCMVKIPKAKTDRSRIIEDDEQDSVRCACSGLIETKPGVMKKVHCSCGDPD from the exons ATGGCAGACAACGATGATGCGATGGAAGACGAAGAAGATGCAAAATCCGGTGTACCGATCTCCGAACACACGCCTGAAAGTCCATCCGAAACTGCTGAGAACATGACAGCCTCAGAATATTGGAAAACACCATCAGCCGCGGCGTCGATAGCTTCAGAAGTGGTATCCGTAGCACGAAATAACGCTCGAGGCTCTTCAAATGCCCAATCCAGCAAGAGTATCCAAGAGCCTCAAGAAGAGAAGCTTTCGAAGAGCCAGGAAGAATTTAGAAAGTCTCAAGAGATCGGCCTAAATGACAAGAAGCCGTCTTTGGACGAATTGAGCAAAGACAAGGTCCCTAAGACCACCAAGATGTATCGACAGTGTCATCGTCGATTCAGAGAGATCATCGGCAAACGCGAGCTGAGGAACGTGGAACTAGAGAAGCATCAAGGTGATCTGAAAAAGAGATTGAATATTCTGGAGTGTTCCATGCCAGCTGTGATGGTCTGGAACATGTGGAGAATGAACCAGGGTACCTGTGTTCCTGGACTTCAACGAATCATGGAGAAACAATTTGAAGGTCCAGCTTCTGGAGAAGTGTACTGCCCCAGCACACCTAGTAGACACTTTGACTGTAGAGTGAGGGAAGTTGAGGCTGAGAGGAAACAGGCTCAAAAAAGAATGCAGGATGCCAAGGCTCTTTGTGCCGAGAAGGAAGCTGCATTAGAAGATAGGAATAAAAGATTGGAAGAAGCTAAGCAGTTGCAACAGGAGATTAAGTTAAGGATTGAACAACTGACTGCCGAGGTTCAAAAGCTTAGAGAGACTGCTGCTAAAACGGAGGATGATGGGCAAT GTGAATGTGGAATAATAGAGTGCAAGAAAAAATGGTTAGAAAAAGTGCCCAGCTGCGCGTCCATCAAGTCAAACGACATCGAATGTCTAGAAAAGCTACAACAGCTAGCAGAGAACGAAGTGTACATGAAAAGAAAGATCGCGGAACTGGAAAGTCGTGAGGAAGCTTACATGAGGACCCTCCAACAAGCAGACGAATTATGGTGCAAGGTGGACGCGGACGCTGCCAGTACCGTGAGTGCCTTGCAGGAACAATTACACATGAAGACAACGGCGAATCAACAAATGGCTGATCGAATTTGTCAATTAGAAGACGTGATAGAACAGTTGAGGAAAAGGCTAGCAACATGCAGAGGCGAATTAGAAAAATACATGAGCATAAGCAAGATAGAGGCTTTGATAGGCAAAGATGATGATTTTGCTGATGTGCTTGAGAAGGGAATACTAGTTGAAGTCCCTGTAAAAGACAAAGAGGTTGGTAGAGTCGAAGACCTAGCAGACGTTGACGATGTGGGTGTCCTGGTTAAGGATGACGTGGTCGAAAAAGATATTCTAGCTGTGGTGGAGCTAGTTGACATTGATCTAGAGGCCAAACCAGATATAGTTGATGTCGACATAGAAATGAAACCTGAAATGGTAGACGTTGCCATGCGCGTCGTTCGAGCAGACCTTATAGACGTGGATGACGCTCAAATGGCGATCCATCCAGACGATTTTGCCTATGAGGATGAGAGGCTGAGGCAAGCTCAAGATTATTTGGCAAGAATAGGATCTCTTTCGGAGCTGGACAAGTACGGAGATGACTATATCTGTGCTTCGGACTTTATTTGCAACGACGTCGTGCTCTCTGAAACTGGACTAACAGAGGAAGAGATGATTGCTTTGAACGAGAATCGTGTTACACCACAGGAGTTACTAGAAAAATATGGTTGGAAATTTGATTTGGCAGAACTGATGGCTCAAGCTACTGTGGAAGATGTGGAAATTGGTGAAACACCGGTGACTGTTCCACCTGTTGAAAAGGAACAAGAAATTGAGGTTCAGGATAAAGAAGTAGAAGAACCTTCAGCAAAAGTAGGGGTGACCATCGAGGAAACTATGATTATTGAGGAAACTAGAATTGAAGAAACTCAAGCTGTAGAAGATATTGACTCTGCTGAGGAATATGAATCACTAGAAGACACCGATGCTATTGAGGAAATTACAGATGTGGAAGAAGCTATTCAAACACCTAGACCTGTAGAAGACTTAGAAGCTATTGAGAAGTATGAATCTGTAGAAGACATTGAGTATACGGAGAGAATTGAACTTGTGGAAGACATTACACCTGCAGAAGACATTAGTCTTGTCGAGGACATTAGACCCACTGAGGAAATTAAATCTATTCCTACAGAAGAAATTGAACCTAGACCTATCGCAGAGATTGCACCCGCTGAGGAAGTTAAACCTACCCCTACAGAAGAAATTGAACCTAGACCTGTCGAAGAGATAAGACCTACTGAGGAAGTTAAACCTATTCCTACAGAAGAAATTGAACCTAGACCTATCGCAGAGATTACACCCGTTGAGAAAGTTGAGCCTATACCTATAGAAGACACTACAACTGTAGAAGAAATTAGACCTGTCGAAGACGTCAGACCCTTCGAAAGTGCTACCCCTCTTGGACCTACCGTAGTTGAAAAGGAAAAACCACTTGTAGATGAAAGGACAGATGTTCCACCAAGCGATGTTCCAGAAGAAAAAATTGACAAAGATAATGTCCTGGTCCCACGACAAGAGATGTTATTATGGCAGGATGACGTGGATGCTATTCGAACAACAATCGCG AAGTGTCCTGATTGTGTGGATGTAAAGAAGGAGGCTGATCAGTTAGCTACTATGATGTCAGCGTACACTGGA ACCGACGTGAAAGAAATAGTCGCGAAGCCGAGACCTCGCGAAGAAGCAGTCGTGAAAATACACGAAGAGAAACTTCATGAGAGAGAAATTGAAGTACAAACGAAACCAAAAGTTGCTGAAGTAGAAGTGACTGCTGTGGCAGAAGTAGAAGAAAAGGAAGTTATAGTTAAAGTTCCAGAAAAACCTGAAGAGCTGATCGAACTTGAATCAGAGTATCCTCTCGAGCCACCAACAACGCCATCGATCTCTGGTGTGACACCTCAAGTAGAAACCATACCAGAAGTGGTGCAAAAACTGGAAGAAAGTACTCCGGTTGCTCCTGAAGAAACTCCGAAAGAAGTAGTAGAAGAACTTGAGAAAATGCCAGTGATTCCTGAAGTAGACAAAGATAAAGATCCAATAGAAAAGATTGAGGAAGAAGAAATAATGAAAGAAACTGAAGAAATAGTGGTAGAAGAATTACCAAAAGAAGAAATCgaggagaaggaagaaaagaagctTCCAGAGATAGTCGAAATCACGGTGAAGGAAGATGAAATTGATATAGAAGTCGAAAAAccagaggaaaaagaagaagaattggTTCctgaagaggaagaggagatcAAAGAAGTGCCAGTGGAAGAGATAGAAGAAATTGAAGTTCCAGTGGATGTTAAGGAAGAAGAAATATATGTGGAGATATTACCAGAGGAGCGAGACGAAGAATTAGTTGAAGAAGAGctagtaaaaaaagaaatacctGTATGGGAGGAGCCAAAGGTActtacagaagaagaagaagaagaagaactcATCTGTACCTGTCCACTTATACCTCCTCCG CCCCGCAAGAAAATAGAGATCACTCAAACAGAAATTACAAGAATCGAAACTGTTCAAGTGATCACACAAACAGTCGTAGACGTCGAAACACAAACGACGCCAAGAATAACCAGACAAGCTCAACCACAATTAGTGACTATTACGAAAGCTATAGATCCTGATTCAGCCATTATGGAGCAACTGTTGAATTACAGGCAGCCTTTGAAGGAGCGAATAGCGGCTATGGAAATCACTGGAAGCTCACATATACACAAAAGCACATCCTTCCACGCGAGCGGAACAGAAATTGGCGATCGTCCTCCTTTTGTTCAGGATACTGATATTCTTCGTAGCGCTTCTCCTGGTCCTCGTGGTCCTCGTTTTGTTCCTCCTGGACCTGTTGGCTTTGTAGGTTCTCCTGCTGGTCCACGTGGCCCACCTCCTGCCCATACTGCAATTCGTAGCGTTCCTCCAGGTACTCAAGGTCCAGTTCCATCTCACCATTCTCTCTCAGCTGTCCTCCAAACTCTTAGAGCTGAAGGAGCCCGAATGAAATTGGGCCCAGAAAGGGAACTAAGGTCCGTTTATTATGGCAAAATGCCTGGCGAGCTAGATCAAGGCAAATGCAACTGTTGTCAATGTGGCAAAACTATGTCCACTCCGTTACAAGGACCTAGAACTCAAGTAAAACAACAGCCAACATTGCCAATATTCAAAGTAATACCAACCGTGCCAGCGCCTAAGAAGACTATCGGCCTAAGTACTGATAAGACAATGCAATACCAGAGTTTTTGCCCAGAATGTAAGCTGAGGAAACTCCAGGAGGTTCTGAGAGCCCAGGATCCTCTGAAAAGAACTACCAAGAAACCCACAAAGGATCAAGAGGTTTGTACCTGTGCAATTCAACTTGGAAAGGGCTTGCCTTGTTACCAGAAGACGAAAAAGAAGTCAGATCAAAGCTGTATGGTGAAGATCCCTAAAGCCAAGACTGATCGATCAAGGATAATAGAAGATGACGAGCAAGATTCAGTACGCTGCGCTTGCAGCGGGTTGATAGAGACCAAGCCTGGGGTTATGAAGAAGGTGCACTGTTCTTGTGGTGACCCTGATTGA